Below is a window of Brachyspira hampsonii DNA.
TCAAAAGATAGGGAATCTTTATTTTGTAATTATGATATAATATCTGTTATAGAATCTTTAGCCAAGCAGGTATTTACTATTGCTGTTATTAATATGGATTCTATGAAAAATCTTAATGAAGAAGAAGCGTTAAAAAATTCACATTATATAAAAAATCTATATTCATTTACATTAGAAAACCCTAATTGGTGCGATATGGAGATTTTCAATAATAAAATAGACTTAATGCTTGATAATACATTCGGAAGTTCTCATATATATGCAGTTTGCTTATCCTTAAAATATAAATCCGGAAGATTAACAGCAGATGAATTTTCTCATATAATATCATCTTTTATGGAATCTTCTGATATAGAAGCTGCTTCATATTTTTTGAACGGCATACTTTTAGCGGCAAGGGATATACTATTCATAAATGAGAATATTATAGAAAGTATAGACTCTGTAATAAAAAAATTAGATGAAGATAAATTTTTAGAGATACTTCCTAATTTCAGGTATGCCTTTTCAAATTTAAGCCCCATAGAAATAGAGCGTTTATCATATATTATAGCTGATAAATATAATATCAGTAAAAACAAAATATTAATAGATGTTAATCTGCCTATAGAAGAAATACAATTAGCTTCCAAAATAGATAATGAAGTTTTCGATTTAATTATTAAAACTTTATGAAAAATCATAAAAATGAACATATTAATATTAAATTTGTATTATATGTATAAACTTATTTATTAATTCATTATTATTTATTTATATTTCTTATTTATTGATAAAAAATATAAATAAAAGTATTGTAAGTATAGTTTACAATATTATAATTTTATTGTTATAAATTTATAAAGATATCAGGAACTATTTTTAAATTTATTCGTCTAATAATACGAAATTTACAGTTTATATAAAAACTTGATATTTTCTATTCTAAGTTTATAATATAAAGATTTATTACTAAACTTTATAATATGATAAATTGACATTAGGAGCATGTAGTGAGATTTTATGTTACTCTGGTTTTGATTTTAATATTAAATATATCTTTATATTCACAAGATACAAATTTAACAGATAATATTACAAATGATACTAATGCATTAAATGAAACAAAAATATCTATAACTTTAGAAGATGCTCTAAATATGGCTTTTGATGCTAGTAAAACATTAAAACAGGCTGAATATGATGTTAGAATAGCACAAGTTCAAAAGGATGCCTCTTTTTCTGATTTATTTATGCCTTCTTTAAGTATAAGCGGCGGATTGAATTTAGCAGAATCCCAGGAATATACAGTAAATGATATGTCAACAGGTGTTTATACAAGCCCTGATACTTGGTCAGCTTCGGCCACTTTATCCAAAACATTATTTACAGGATTTAGAAATTGGAATACAGATAGGGCTAGAGATGTTAATTTAAAAATGAAAAAAGATACTTATTACGATGAAAGGCTTAATGTAGATCTTAATACTAAATTAAATTTTTATAATACATTTGTAGCTCAGGAGAATTACCGAGTATATTTACAGCAGCAGCTTAATTATAGTAATAGAATGAGAGAATCGTATATAAAGTATAGAAACGGACAGGTTTCAGAATATGAATATTTGAATGCTAAGGTGCAATATGAAACTACAAAACCTCAAGTTATAAATTTAAGCAATCAATATCAAAGTTTGAAATTAACATTTATCAGACAGATAGGCTTAACTAATGTTGCTGATGATGTAGATTTAGTAGGTAATATATTGGATGCCACAAATATAGCATTGCCTGATATGGAATATGATGATTTGCTTACTATTATAATGAATAATAATATAGAATTAAAAAATATGGCTAGCAATTTAGAGATGTTAGAGTATAATAGAAAGGTAGCTAGAAGTTATTTATGGCCAAATCTTTCAGCTAATGCTAATGTAGGTATTACTACAGTAGATAAAGTAAAAATGGAGAATGGTACATTTAAGAAAGATAGAGCAGGCGAGTTTAATTGGGGAGTAGGTTTTTCTCTGTCATATAGTCTTGACTCTCTTTTACCTTTTTCTTCTACAGCGAAAGGTGCTGAAGAAATTGAGCTTAGTATAAAGCAAATGGAAGTAAGCTATGATGAGTTAAGAGATACTATAGAAATAAGCAGCAGAGATTTGATTTCTACAGCAAGGTCTCAAGCAGTGAATTTGCAGTCGCAGGCAGAGAATGCCAGAACAGCAGCTTATGCTTTACAAATGGCACAAAGGCAGTATAGAGGCGGTACAATATCAACACTTGAGCTTAGTGATGCCGAAATTACATATTTGAATGCACAGCTTGCATATTTGCAGGCTATATATGATTATTTTTCAAGCACTTTACAAATATTAAAGCTTTTAGGTGCTTAAGGAGATTATGATGAGAAGAGTAAATATTATAATATTATCAATTGTTTTAATTTTATCTTTTTTATCTGCTTCCTGTAAAAAATCAGCAGTAGATTTAAAGAAAAAAGAGAATCCTATAAGTGTATTAGTAGCAGCACCTATAAAGCAGCATTTGGAAGAGTATTTGGATTTATCAGCTGAGATTAAGGCTATTAAAGAAGTAGAAATATCTTCTGATGTACCAGGAAAAATTGCAAGTATATTAAAATACGAAGGAAGTTTTGTTAATAAGGGAGACACTATAGCATTAATAGACAGATTTGTAATAGGTGCAAATTATGCTTATGCTCCTGCAAGAACTCCTATTTCAGGATATGTTACCACTACATATATGGCAGCAGGGGCATCAATAGCCGCTTCTACGCCTATAGCAAATGTTGCTGATATCAGCCAATTAGAGGTAGAAATACAAGTTCCTGAACGTTCCATTTCCGGAATAGAATTAGGTCAGAAAGTAATTATAAGAGTTCCTTCAGCTCCTAATAAAGAAATAGAAGCTGAAATAACAAAAAGGGATTATGCGGTTAATCCTTCTACTCGTACTTTAATGGTAAAAGCTCTAATAGATAATAAAGACAGACTTCTTTTACCGGGTATGTTTTCTGATGTATCAATACTTTTGAATTCAGCTGATAATGTATTTGTTATACCAAACAGTGCTATGTTCAGTGATGATTTAGGTAAGAATTATATATATGTTGTAAAAGAGGATAATTCAAATAATCCTCCATCAGAAGTTCAGGCTGCAAATTCAACTAATGTTCAATACAGAGCATATACAAGAGAAGTTAATGTATTATTTACTTCCAAAGATAAAGTAGCTTTAAGCGGAGGGCTTGAAGAAGGAGAAGAAGTAGTAATGTTTGGACGCGAATTCCTTAAAAATGGTTCATTAGTTAATAGAATAGAAAATGACCCTACTATATTGGAATATATTACACCTCAGGCTACAGCAGTTGCTTCGGCTAATACTAATCAAAATACATCGGCAAATCAAACTGCAGCTGTTAAAAAAGAAGATACTTCTGCATCTAAACAAACAACTACAGCTAAACCTTCAAGCACTGCAGCACCTAAACAAACAACTACAACTAATCCTGCAGCTGCTGCTAAACAAACCACATCTCAGCCTAAAACAACATCTACTAATACAGCAAAAACTGCAGATACTGACAATAGCAGCAGTGATAATGGTATTTATTCCATTGGCGGTTAATTATATGTTTAATTAAAGGAGCGATTTTTATGAGAAGTTTTATTGAACTAATAGTGAAAAGACCAGTAGCAGTTTTCATGGGGATAATTGCACTGGTTATACTTGGTGCAGTAAGTCTTTCAAGGCTTCCTGTAGATTTTTTACCGGATATGGAGCTTCCTTTTATCAGTATCAGAACTACTTACGACAATGCAGGTCCTGAAGAAGTAGAAAAATCTGTTTCTAAAATAATTGAAGGAGCAGTTTCAAGCGTTAATAACATTAAAGAAGTAAGTTCTTCTTCGGAAGAAGAGGACTCAAGAGTTTTTATTGAGTTTAACTGGGGAAGTGATTTAGCTTCTGCTACTGCTGATATAAGAGAGGCAATAGATAGAATAAGAAAATCGCTTCCTGATGATGCAGAAAGTCCTGCAGTTTATAAATTTTCAACAGATAATATTCCGGTTATGGAAATATCTTTCTATGGTACCGACAATTTATCTGCTTTATACAATTTGGTTGATAATCAAATATTAACTAGTATAGAACAGGTAGGCGGTGTTGCTATGGCTGAAATCAGAGGAGGGCTTAAAACTCAGATTAAAGTTGATGTTGATATGAATAGACTTCAGGCTTACGGACTTGATATTAATACTATTGTAAGCACTTTAGCTACTGAAAATCAGAACATATCAGGCGGTGAGACTTATGAGGGTGTTTATAAATATACTTTAAGAACTACAGGTGAGTTTAAAACCGTTGATGATATAGGAAATGTTGTTGTGGCTTTAAAAACTAACAGTACACCTATAAGACTTAGAGAGCTGGCAACTATATATGAAGGTTATGATGAGGACGGAGATGTTATTAAAGTTAATGGTACTCCTGCTGTTAATGTTTCTATCAATAAAGAATCTGGTGCTAATACAGTTGCTGTTTCTGACGGTATAAAGAAAAGACTTGATACTCTAAATCTTCCTGAAGGTATAAAATATGAAGTATTATTTAACAGTGCGGATAATGTTAATAATGCTATAAAAGGTGTTCTTGATACTGCTTGGCAGGGAGGATTATTTGCTGTTATAATACTTATGCTTTATTTATGGAATGTGAGAACTGTACTTATCATAGCAATATCTATTCCTATGTCTATTATAGTTACATTTACTTTGATGTATTTCTTCGGAACTACTTTAAATATTATTTCTTTATCAGGTCTTGTACTTGGTATTGGTATGATGGTTGATAACTCTATCGTTGTGCTTGAAAATATATTCTTCTATAGAAATAATGGTTATGGTAAGTATTCATCTGCTATAGATGGTACTTCTACTGTAGCTCTTGCGATATCTGCTTCCACTCTTACTACAATAGCAGTATTTTTACCTTTCCTTTTTGTAGAAGGTCAGACTGGTCAGATGTTTAGAGACTTATGTATTACTGTTACTGTTTCTATGATAGCTTCTTTGGCTGTTGCTTTGACTATTGTACCTATGCTTGGAGCTAGACTTGTAACTACTAAAAAATCGAAATTCTTATCCAAATTTGAAGATTTCTTTGATAAGCATTTCCACTCAAAAGTTAATTATATATATGAAAAAATATTAACTTATTCAGTTTATCATAAAAACAGAGTATTAATTCCTGTTATAACTATAGTATTTTCTGTAATTATTGTTGGATTAATATTTATAGGTAAAGAAGGTTTCCCTGAATCTGATGAAGGACAATTTAGAGCTAGTATTACTATGCCTATAGGTACTAGAAAAGAACAGACAGGTACTTTTATTGACAGAATGAGAAAAGATGTAGAAGCGGTTGTCGGAAAAGATTTAAGCAGAATACAAACTAGAGCAAGATCTGGTTCTGATGCCAATAAAGGTGAAATCAGAGCTAAACTTATAGATAAATCTGATGGAAGAACTATGGAGACTGCTGAATATGTTGAGCTTGTAAGAAAAAAATTAGCAAGCTATCCTGCTACAATTAATGTTGATTTAGTAAGCAGTATGAGGGGCGGCGGAAATAGTGATTCCAGCGGTATTGACATAGATATAGTTGGTGAAGATTTAACTAGAGCCAGAGAGCTTGCTAATAATGTAATAGCAGCATTACAGGATGTTCCGGGACTTAGAGATGTTCGTTTGAAAAAAAGTGATGCTAGTCCTGAACTTAATGTTACTGTTAATAGAGATTTGGCTTCTAAAATGGGACTTAATATAAATACTGTTGCTAACTCTATTAAAACAAGTTTCGGCGGTACTACTGCTACTAGAATGACTCCGGATAATTCTGATGTTACTGATATTGATGTTATAGTAAGATTAAATGAGAGAGACAGAATCAATATAGATGATGTTAATAGAATGCTTATACCAACTCCTGCAGGAATGGTTCCGGTATCTGCTATAGCTGATGTAGATAAAAGTTTTGCTCCTTCAGAAATAGAAAGAAAAAATGACAGCAGAATAACTTCAATTACTGCTTCAGGATATGGAAGACCTATGAATCAGATAATGGCTGATGTACAGGCTGCTATAAATGAGAAAGTATTCTTACCTTCCGGCTTCTCAATAGTTTATTCAGGAGACTATGAAGATATGAATGAGGCTTTCGGTCAGCTTATACAGGCTTTATTCTTGGCTTTAGTATTAGTTTATGCTATTATGGCAAGTCAGTTTGAATCTTATATAGCTCCTTTTGTTATTGCTTTAGCTATACCTTTCGGTTTTGCAGGATCGCTTACATTGTTATTTATTACAGGACAAACTTTGAGTGTATACAGCGGTATTGGGGTTATAGTTCTTATTGGTATAGTAGTTAATAATGGTATTGTACTTATTGACTATATGAATCAGCTTATGCATGAGAAAAAGATTAACGGTGATAAAGCTGC
It encodes the following:
- a CDS encoding TolC family protein, coding for MRFYVTLVLILILNISLYSQDTNLTDNITNDTNALNETKISITLEDALNMAFDASKTLKQAEYDVRIAQVQKDASFSDLFMPSLSISGGLNLAESQEYTVNDMSTGVYTSPDTWSASATLSKTLFTGFRNWNTDRARDVNLKMKKDTYYDERLNVDLNTKLNFYNTFVAQENYRVYLQQQLNYSNRMRESYIKYRNGQVSEYEYLNAKVQYETTKPQVINLSNQYQSLKLTFIRQIGLTNVADDVDLVGNILDATNIALPDMEYDDLLTIIMNNNIELKNMASNLEMLEYNRKVARSYLWPNLSANANVGITTVDKVKMENGTFKKDRAGEFNWGVGFSLSYSLDSLLPFSSTAKGAEEIELSIKQMEVSYDELRDTIEISSRDLISTARSQAVNLQSQAENARTAAYALQMAQRQYRGGTISTLELSDAEITYLNAQLAYLQAIYDYFSSTLQILKLLGA
- a CDS encoding efflux RND transporter periplasmic adaptor subunit, whose product is MMRRVNIIILSIVLILSFLSASCKKSAVDLKKKENPISVLVAAPIKQHLEEYLDLSAEIKAIKEVEISSDVPGKIASILKYEGSFVNKGDTIALIDRFVIGANYAYAPARTPISGYVTTTYMAAGASIAASTPIANVADISQLEVEIQVPERSISGIELGQKVIIRVPSAPNKEIEAEITKRDYAVNPSTRTLMVKALIDNKDRLLLPGMFSDVSILLNSADNVFVIPNSAMFSDDLGKNYIYVVKEDNSNNPPSEVQAANSTNVQYRAYTREVNVLFTSKDKVALSGGLEEGEEVVMFGREFLKNGSLVNRIENDPTILEYITPQATAVASANTNQNTSANQTAAVKKEDTSASKQTTTAKPSSTAAPKQTTTTNPAAAAKQTTSQPKTTSTNTAKTADTDNSSSDNGIYSIGG
- a CDS encoding efflux RND transporter permease subunit — its product is MRSFIELIVKRPVAVFMGIIALVILGAVSLSRLPVDFLPDMELPFISIRTTYDNAGPEEVEKSVSKIIEGAVSSVNNIKEVSSSSEEEDSRVFIEFNWGSDLASATADIREAIDRIRKSLPDDAESPAVYKFSTDNIPVMEISFYGTDNLSALYNLVDNQILTSIEQVGGVAMAEIRGGLKTQIKVDVDMNRLQAYGLDINTIVSTLATENQNISGGETYEGVYKYTLRTTGEFKTVDDIGNVVVALKTNSTPIRLRELATIYEGYDEDGDVIKVNGTPAVNVSINKESGANTVAVSDGIKKRLDTLNLPEGIKYEVLFNSADNVNNAIKGVLDTAWQGGLFAVIILMLYLWNVRTVLIIAISIPMSIIVTFTLMYFFGTTLNIISLSGLVLGIGMMVDNSIVVLENIFFYRNNGYGKYSSAIDGTSTVALAISASTLTTIAVFLPFLFVEGQTGQMFRDLCITVTVSMIASLAVALTIVPMLGARLVTTKKSKFLSKFEDFFDKHFHSKVNYIYEKILTYSVYHKNRVLIPVITIVFSVIIVGLIFIGKEGFPESDEGQFRASITMPIGTRKEQTGTFIDRMRKDVEAVVGKDLSRIQTRARSGSDANKGEIRAKLIDKSDGRTMETAEYVELVRKKLASYPATINVDLVSSMRGGGNSDSSGIDIDIVGEDLTRARELANNVIAALQDVPGLRDVRLKKSDASPELNVTVNRDLASKMGLNINTVANSIKTSFGGTTATRMTPDNSDVTDIDVIVRLNERDRINIDDVNRMLIPTPAGMVPVSAIADVDKSFAPSEIERKNDSRITSITASGYGRPMNQIMADVQAAINEKVFLPSGFSIVYSGDYEDMNEAFGQLIQALFLALVLVYAIMASQFESYIAPFVIALAIPFGFAGSLTLLFITGQTLSVYSGIGVIVLIGIVVNNGIVLIDYMNQLMHEKKINGDKAALIAGPRRLRPVLMTSLTTILGLLPMALSSGEGNEMYQPLSLAVLGGLTVSTMFTLVIVPTVYAAIRNRIPLKDYDAKDLASVETGTGIDDALSTPGK